From Anas acuta chromosome 11, bAnaAcu1.1, whole genome shotgun sequence, the proteins below share one genomic window:
- the IL17RD gene encoding interleukin-17 receptor D isoform X4, whose translation MNALLNITFKYDNCTPYLNSVGKHVIGDVQNVTISQYACYQQVAVTILWTANAIGIEYLKGFRVILEELKSEGRQCQQMVLKDPKQLSPSFKRTGMESHPFLNLKFETDYFVKIVPFPSIKNESNYHPFFFRTRTCELLLQPENLVCKPYWKPRNLSVTQQGFNMQVSFDHAPHNFGFRYYFLHYKLKHEGPFKQKTCKQEQNTDTTSCILQNVTPGDYIIELVDDTNTTRKTMHYALKPVHSPWAGPIRAIAITVPLVVISAFATLFTVMCRKKQQENIYSHLDEESSESSAYAAGLPVERLRPRPKVFICYSSKDCQKHINVIQCFAYFLQDFCGCEVALDLWEDLKICKEGQKEWLIKKINESQFIIIVCSKGMKYFVEKKNWKHRGVTKDTGQGELFLFAVLTVAEKLRQAKQNSNDLCKFIAVYFDYSCEGDIPGILDLSTKYKLMDNLPQLYSHLHSRDISIQDEDVFPVNVSKRNYFRSKSGRSLYVAICNMHQFIDQEPDWFEKQFIPFLPPPLYYSEPVMEKFDSGLVLNDLVNKQVMDDDFYLKTDVNIISAGNSDSHCIIQHLNLGEDTETQDIQGGGSSVLQPLLHAVKTSNLKNMPRDSGIYDSSVPSSELSLPLMEGLLTDQTETSSITESVSSSSGLGEEEPPVITSAKFLVPGICKAELHCHIHTDALQAIAPL comes from the exons ATGAATGCACTACTCAATATCACCTTTAAATATGACA ACTGCACTCCTTATCTGAATTCAGTGGGAAAACATGTGATCGGAGATGTGCAGAATGTAACAATCAGTCAGTATGCATGTTACCAACAGGTTGCAGTGACAATACTTTGGACAGCAAATGCCATTG GGATTGAATACCTGAAAGGATTTCGAGTCATCCTCGAGGAGTTAAAATCTGAAGGAAGACAATGTCAGCAGATGGTTTTAAAAGATCCAAAGCAGCTCAGCCCAAGTTTTAAACGAACA GGAATGGAATCTCATCCCTTCCTAAATCTGAAGTTTGAAACAGATTACTTTGTAAAGattgttccttttccttccattaaaaatgaaagtaattatCACCCATTTTTCTTCCGAACTCGAA cATGTGAGTTGTTGCTACAGCCAGAAAACCTTGTCTGCAAACCTT ACTGGAAGCCAAGAAATCTGAGTGTTACCCAGCAGGGTTTTAACATGCAAGTGTCTTTTGATCATGCTCCCCATAACTTTGGGTTTAGATACTACTTTCTTCACTACAAACTTAAGCATGAAGGACCATTTAAGCAGAAGACCTGCAAACAG GAGCAAAACACAGATACTACAAGTTGTATTCTTCAGAACGTAACTCCAGGGGACTATATAATTGAG CTGGTTGATGACACTAACACaacaaggaaaacaatgcaCTATGCACTAAAACCag tgcATTCTCCGTGGGCTGGACCAATAAGAGCTATTGCCATTACAGTCCCTTTAGTTGTCATTTCAGCGTTTGCAACACTTTTCACGGTGATGTGCCGCAAGAAGCAGCAAG aaaatatatattcccATCTAGATGAGGAGAGTTCAGAGTCTTCAGCATATGCTGCAGGTCTCCCTGTGGAAAGACTTCGTCCTCGTCCAAAAGTGTTCATCTGCTATTCCAGTAAAGATTGCCAGAAACACATTAATGTCATCCAGtgctttgcttattttcttcagGACTTTTGTGGCTGCGAG gtGGCTCTAGATTTGTGGGAAGATCTAAAAATTTGTAAAGAAGGTCAGAAAGAgtggcttataaaaaaaataaacgaGTCTCAGTTTATCATCATTGTGTGTTCCAAGGGAATGAAATACTTTGTTgaaaaaaagaactggaaaCACAGAGGGGTAACCAAAGACACAGGACAAGGAGAActctttctgtttgctgtgtTGACTGTTGCAGAGAAGCTTCGTCAGGCAAAGCAGAATTCAAATGACCTCTGCAAGTTCATTGCAGTCTATTTTGATTACTCCTGTGAAGGAGACATCCCTGGTATTCTGGATCTGAGTACAAAATATAAACTCATGGACAATCTCCCTCAGCTTTATTCACATTTACATTCCAGAGACATTAGCATTCAGGATGAAGATGTGTTTCCCGTTAATGTTAGtaaaaggaattatttcagGAGCAAGTCTGGTAGGTCCCTTTATGTTGCCATTTGCAATATGCATCAGTTCATTGATCAGGAGCCGGATTGGTTTGAGAAACAATTTAttcccttccttccacctcCTTTATATTACTCAGAACCTGTCATGGAAAAATTTGACTCAGGCTTGGTTTTAAATGACTTAGTGAATAAACAGGTGATGGATGATGATTTTTACCTGAAAACAgatgtaaatattatttcagcTGGAAATTCAGACTCTCATTGTATAATTCAGCACTTAAACCTTGGAGAAGATACAGAAACTCAGGACATTCAAGGTGGTGGCAGCTCTGTTCTTCAGCCGTTGTTACATGCTGTTAAAACttcaaatctgaaaaatatgcCTCGAGATTCTGGAATCTATGATTCATCTGTTCCTTCATCTGAACTATCTTTACCCTTAATGGAAGGACTACTGACAGACCAAACTGAAACATCTTCTATTACAGAAAGTGTTTCTTCTTCATCAGGATTAG
- the IL17RD gene encoding interleukin-17 receptor D isoform X3 — MNQAGLSPATKMNALLNITFKYDNCTPYLNSVGKHVIGDVQNVTISQYACYQQVAVTILWTANAIGIEYLKGFRVILEELKSEGRQCQQMVLKDPKQLSPSFKRTGMESHPFLNLKFETDYFVKIVPFPSIKNESNYHPFFFRTRTCELLLQPENLVCKPYWKPRNLSVTQQGFNMQVSFDHAPHNFGFRYYFLHYKLKHEGPFKQKTCKQEQNTDTTSCILQNVTPGDYIIELVDDTNTTRKTMHYALKPVHSPWAGPIRAIAITVPLVVISAFATLFTVMCRKKQQENIYSHLDEESSESSAYAAGLPVERLRPRPKVFICYSSKDCQKHINVIQCFAYFLQDFCGCEVALDLWEDLKICKEGQKEWLIKKINESQFIIIVCSKGMKYFVEKKNWKHRGVTKDTGQGELFLFAVLTVAEKLRQAKQNSNDLCKFIAVYFDYSCEGDIPGILDLSTKYKLMDNLPQLYSHLHSRDISIQDEDVFPVNVSKRNYFRSKSGRSLYVAICNMHQFIDQEPDWFEKQFIPFLPPPLYYSEPVMEKFDSGLVLNDLVNKQVMDDDFYLKTDVNIISAGNSDSHCIIQHLNLGEDTETQDIQGGGSSVLQPLLHAVKTSNLKNMPRDSGIYDSSVPSSELSLPLMEGLLTDQTETSSITESVSSSSGLGEEEPPVITSAKFLVPGICKAELHCHIHTDALQAIAPL, encoded by the exons ATGAACCAAGCT GGCCTGTCACCAGCGACCAAGATGAATGCACTACTCAATATCACCTTTAAATATGACA ACTGCACTCCTTATCTGAATTCAGTGGGAAAACATGTGATCGGAGATGTGCAGAATGTAACAATCAGTCAGTATGCATGTTACCAACAGGTTGCAGTGACAATACTTTGGACAGCAAATGCCATTG GGATTGAATACCTGAAAGGATTTCGAGTCATCCTCGAGGAGTTAAAATCTGAAGGAAGACAATGTCAGCAGATGGTTTTAAAAGATCCAAAGCAGCTCAGCCCAAGTTTTAAACGAACA GGAATGGAATCTCATCCCTTCCTAAATCTGAAGTTTGAAACAGATTACTTTGTAAAGattgttccttttccttccattaaaaatgaaagtaattatCACCCATTTTTCTTCCGAACTCGAA cATGTGAGTTGTTGCTACAGCCAGAAAACCTTGTCTGCAAACCTT ACTGGAAGCCAAGAAATCTGAGTGTTACCCAGCAGGGTTTTAACATGCAAGTGTCTTTTGATCATGCTCCCCATAACTTTGGGTTTAGATACTACTTTCTTCACTACAAACTTAAGCATGAAGGACCATTTAAGCAGAAGACCTGCAAACAG GAGCAAAACACAGATACTACAAGTTGTATTCTTCAGAACGTAACTCCAGGGGACTATATAATTGAG CTGGTTGATGACACTAACACaacaaggaaaacaatgcaCTATGCACTAAAACCag tgcATTCTCCGTGGGCTGGACCAATAAGAGCTATTGCCATTACAGTCCCTTTAGTTGTCATTTCAGCGTTTGCAACACTTTTCACGGTGATGTGCCGCAAGAAGCAGCAAG aaaatatatattcccATCTAGATGAGGAGAGTTCAGAGTCTTCAGCATATGCTGCAGGTCTCCCTGTGGAAAGACTTCGTCCTCGTCCAAAAGTGTTCATCTGCTATTCCAGTAAAGATTGCCAGAAACACATTAATGTCATCCAGtgctttgcttattttcttcagGACTTTTGTGGCTGCGAG gtGGCTCTAGATTTGTGGGAAGATCTAAAAATTTGTAAAGAAGGTCAGAAAGAgtggcttataaaaaaaataaacgaGTCTCAGTTTATCATCATTGTGTGTTCCAAGGGAATGAAATACTTTGTTgaaaaaaagaactggaaaCACAGAGGGGTAACCAAAGACACAGGACAAGGAGAActctttctgtttgctgtgtTGACTGTTGCAGAGAAGCTTCGTCAGGCAAAGCAGAATTCAAATGACCTCTGCAAGTTCATTGCAGTCTATTTTGATTACTCCTGTGAAGGAGACATCCCTGGTATTCTGGATCTGAGTACAAAATATAAACTCATGGACAATCTCCCTCAGCTTTATTCACATTTACATTCCAGAGACATTAGCATTCAGGATGAAGATGTGTTTCCCGTTAATGTTAGtaaaaggaattatttcagGAGCAAGTCTGGTAGGTCCCTTTATGTTGCCATTTGCAATATGCATCAGTTCATTGATCAGGAGCCGGATTGGTTTGAGAAACAATTTAttcccttccttccacctcCTTTATATTACTCAGAACCTGTCATGGAAAAATTTGACTCAGGCTTGGTTTTAAATGACTTAGTGAATAAACAGGTGATGGATGATGATTTTTACCTGAAAACAgatgtaaatattatttcagcTGGAAATTCAGACTCTCATTGTATAATTCAGCACTTAAACCTTGGAGAAGATACAGAAACTCAGGACATTCAAGGTGGTGGCAGCTCTGTTCTTCAGCCGTTGTTACATGCTGTTAAAACttcaaatctgaaaaatatgcCTCGAGATTCTGGAATCTATGATTCATCTGTTCCTTCATCTGAACTATCTTTACCCTTAATGGAAGGACTACTGACAGACCAAACTGAAACATCTTCTATTACAGAAAGTGTTTCTTCTTCATCAGGATTAG